Below is a window of Calonectris borealis chromosome 25, bCalBor7.hap1.2, whole genome shotgun sequence DNA.
CAAACCCTGGTACCCTAGTACTTGTTCCATATACAATCATGCACATTTATTCTTCAAGAGGAAGTCCCCAGTATTCTGATGTGTTAAATAGCACCAAGATCAGCATAGTCCATTGAAAATAATGGGGAGCTAAATTAACTTGGCCAATACTTTTGACAGATATTATACATTCATGGAATTAAGCAGTCTAAACTAACCTAAACAGTGTGTACTGTAACAATTACTGTTCTAATTTGAAGTTCTCCCCATATAGCAGTAGTGGAGGCAATCTGCTCTAAGCAAAACTACTTACGTACTTCCTACACAAAGCTCATCTGCCTTTTTTGTTGGAAATAAGTCTATGAGGGGTGTGGAAAACTTGGATCTTTCAAGAACAACTACTGGTCTTAAGTAATGAAGCTGTTTTAAGGCAAGGTCTCCACAGTCTGTTAGTGCCTTGTCCAAGATCGCCCTCAAATTTTCTAAAGAAGGGGCAGATGATGATTCTGACAACAAGGGCTGGATTTCTGTTAGCTGCCCATGATTATTTTGGGTTATGATTACATTTTTGTCATTTACAAAGTTGTTTACTGGTGTATCCCCTTGATCGTCTCTCTCTTTTTGCAAGGTTTTATCTACTGGCAACTGCTCAGGAGACTCCCATTCTACTACCTCATCAAaatcatcatcatcgtcgtcaTCCTTTCCCTCACTTTcctgaataaattttaaaaatgaagactcAAATCCCATTGGTTTATATGTCTTTAAATCAAATGGTTTGGACATTGGAGGCTTCTGAAATTTGTCTTTTGTAGCACAAAgtatatttctttttgcattttgattaACTGCACTATGTTGACATCCTTCTGGGTCTTTCTCTCTTGGCAACTCTAATTGCAAACTAGAGAAATAAGAGCTATTCTCTCTTTCactattttcagaaaaatcttcagttttacaCATAACTGTCTCCCTGATGTTATGCTCTTCAAAACAGGTGTTCTTTGAACTGTGGTTATATTTTAAAGTGCCTGAATACATAAAGGCACTTGCATCAAAACTCACACTACTCGATGGACATCTTTTTTGGTCTTCATTGCTTACATCTTGAGGATCACAGTCAGTATTTGGAACAAGAGGCTTTTCACTTTCCTGCACATATTCAGGATTACCTGATTTATCTTCTTTAACTTTTACACCTTTTTTATCCAAGTCTAAAGCTGTTTCGGAGCAGGACTGTTTTTCAATCATTATGCCACATTTAACACAAACAACAAGTTTCTGAATCCGTTGCTCTATATACATATTGGTCATCTGATGTGTGCGCTTATAGTGCCTCACTATACTGCTTTCCAATTTGACAACAGACAAACATCCCTGAACCATGCAAGGGTACTGGGTCTGGTTAGACTTCTCTTTGCACATTTGTAGGgcttcctcttttgttttgaaattcatCAAATGCTTTTCTCTACTTCTGCTAAttcttttagatttttcttttaactccTTCCCATTCTGCTTGCTTAtgtcaaaactgtttttcaaataactttgttcatttttatctttatcttgattatcttcctcctctttctgatTTCCAAAGAGACTATCATAATATTCACTATGTCGGAAATACACATGTTGAGAGTAGTGACTGTAATTTGTGAAAATTCGATCACAGCCATTAAGGTCACAATGGATTTCAAaatctttgtttaatttttcttcattggcATGTTCTTCTATTAGGTGCTGTTTAAGCTTATTAAAGGTATAAAATACAGCAGGGCACTGGGCTTGGTTACAAGCAAATCTTGCAGATTCAGCTTCAGAAAGCAGTTTTTGATCCTCTAAGTGTTCATTGTGGAAGTCACTACAATGCTTAGCAAGAGCTTTAGAACATAAAAAACGCTTACCACACTCTTTGTATttgcatgcaaatatttttttacatttgacaAGTTCCCTTTTTGTTCCTGCTTTGTCTTTTTCTAAGCAGAGCTGTTCCTTATTATACTGGTGAACGGTTCTATAATGGCGAATCAAACCTTTCTGGTTGGTAAATGCCGAGTTGCAACTTTTATGTATACAATGAAATGGTTTGTGGTACTTATGCAATATGTAACATAAGTTTCCTTTAGCAACCGTTCTTTTGCTTCCTCTTCCCTGTCTTGCTTCCAGTTCTTCCTTATGACTGTCCAGAGAAGCTATGTTAGATGTTTTTCTTGTTACATTATTGTCTGTCTCTTCACTGGACTCCAAATCTGTCTCGGAACTACAGTCTTCCTTTTTAGGATGACACAGCTGTTCAGAGTGGTCTGAATGTTCAATGAATTCAACGTTGGTTGCACAGACAGGTGTTGGAACAGTGCTATTTTTATGCATGTTATCTGTACATAAACCTACATGATCAAATTTTTCATTAGAACATACCTTGTGAGCTACCCTCTCACAGCCAATTTGATGTTTGTTTCTATAGTGAATTCTAAGGTGTGTTTTTCTTGTAAACGATCTTTGGCAAATATGACACTTAAATGGTGAGTACCGATGCTGGAACATATTTAACTGAAGAACCATTTCCTTTGAATAGTTATGCTTTTTAACATAATGCATTAAGAGAGCTTCTCTGGTCACAAACTCACACGTACATCCTTGACATTCACAGAAAAACGGTTTAGCTGCCAGTTGAGTAAGGTACTGGCTGGGTAAATTATCTTGTTGCTCTTGAAGCTGAAATTTTGAGGTAGTTTCATCTACTGACTCAGGGCACTTGGCATCCCTAGATGAATAGGACTGTAAAGAGCCCAAAAAAGGCTTGTGTCTTGAAGAATTCTGAATGTTAGAATTTTTTAAGCTTAGATGTTTCAGGCCTAACATTAGTTCCAACATGTTATCTTCAATATTTGATTCTTTAGAACTGTCATAAACAGATGTTTCTGGGGAAGAAGGACAAGTTTCTTCCTTCAGGCCATTGCTTCCTTTAGCATCTATAGTACAATACAAGCTTTCTGGAGAGTCAGCATTTGTATCTGAATTATGACCTAGCTCTGTACTAATGTCTGTAGGGGATTTACTGTCCTGAGCGTCACTCAACAGATCGAGAAAGTCTTTAGTTTTCATCTCcatattttttttacctttaaagtTATATGGATGGGCCCTGCGAAGGTGTTTTTGCACACTTCTGGAATTTTTGTGTGTGGAACAGCAGCCTTCAAAACCAcaggaaagttttttttcatCAAAGCAAACTGCCAAACTGGAACACTGTTGTTTCACATCTGCTGGATGGAAGACTCCTTCCTGGGACATGAGGAAACCTGAAACTGATTGATTGTGAGCCGTTGTTTCAATCGGTAGAGGAGACACCTGGCCTTCGTTTACTGCAGTATCTGCGCTGTGGTCCCCACAATGAAGACTGGAATTACTTTCACTGTCTAGATCTTCACTGTCAGAGAGAGCTTCTTCCTTAATCTGTGGAATTTCCTGAGAGCCTGAGGGATCCAAGTTATCATTCAGACTGGAATTTTCAGATTGTTCAAGCAGCTGAGCCTCTGGAAGATAACTGCATTTGTCTTTTGAAACCAGCTCTTCAAGTTTTAGTGTTTGCTTCACTTCCCCATTTGACACGTCAATATTATGCACTGCAAGGTGATTCTGAAATTCAGTTTTTGAATAGTAAAACTTTTTGCAGCCAAAGAAGTTGCAGGTGTATGATGCATCTCTGAAGTGCTGTGCCTCGTGGTGGTAAAGTTGCCCTAAGTCACTGAAAACAATATTACAGCCATTTAGCTCACATTTATAACGAAGATCATCATGTGTTTGTTTGTGATTGAGAAGCTCATTAACTGACCCAAATCTAGCATAACAATCCATTGACACACACATATACGGTTGAGGTCCACAGTGCACGCGTTCATGCTCCCGCAAATGAAAGGATGTCATGAAGTGTCGGCGACAGAAAGCAcacttctctctcctgtttttcatATCCAAGTAATGTTTTGCATTCTCATCGTTGTTTTGATGTTCAGCTTTCAGATGTACACTTAAGTATTTAAACTGTTTAAACACTCTAGAACAATCCGTTCCGGGACATGGATAGATGTCTCTGTCTTGTAGCTGGCAATTCTCCAGTTGGCTAAATGTGACATATTCATGTGTGTCATTTTCAAAGTTTTCGGGCAGCTGTGGTTGATGTGACTTTTCCTGAAACGCTGGGGGCGGGCTGCTGGAAGCTGTTGTCTTTTGTGGTGATCTctcttttttcagtattattttctttttaggtcTGTGTGTTCTACTAGGTGGCATTTTAACATGTTCCATTACATGTGGTACAAAAAATTCCTTCCTCTTGAACTTTTTTGTACACACTGGACATGTATAAACACCATCTTCCATATGCATCTTAGAATGATGCAGTATTCTAGCCTCTATACACTCCCTTTTGCAGAGCACACAAAAAAATTTGTATTGAAGCCATCTCTGGTATCTTTCTGAAGAACCAATTGGTTTTTttactcttgctttttctttaggGTGGTTCATTGTGTCTTTTCCATCAtaatatttatgttcttttgtCTCATCGTAGTCACTAAAGAAAGTTTCTAACATGTCGGTTTCATTGATTGACATATTACAACTTGCATCATCCTCGGAATCAGAAGCTACTTTCCCTAACAGTTTAAGGCAATGCCGCTTTAAAGTCTTCCAGTCCCAAAATTCAGGATCAAATGGCCAATATGCTTTTAAAGCTAACAGCAGCTCACAACGGAGTGAATTTGGAACCAGTGCATTTTCTTCATCAAATTTTTGATCTGGTTGCATATAGAGCTCTTCCAACACATTAAATGCACTCAAAGTTGGCTCAAGTAAAAATTCTGTGAGCTGACAAGCTCTTCTAACTTCAAGGTCTTCTGGTAAAAGGCATGCAATTGTTTTACATACTGATGTCTTCATTTCATCACTTCCATTTGATCTGATCTGAAGGGCTCTCACACATAACAAAACAGACACAGCAAGTCCTGCTTCTtctgcctgttaaaaaaaaaaaaaccaaaaacaaacaaacagccacAAAACAAATGTTACTTTTCTTTGATAAGTACATTCTCTCTAGAACTGCTCTATGAAAAAAACGTGCAATGAGAGCATCCAATAGACCACAGCCCATTCAGAAAGTATTCAGGCTTCTGAGTGTTAAGTGCCTGAGTCACTGAGCATACTCTAAAAAGTTGTAGTTTACTAAAATGTGAGGAACCTCTTCTACTTTTCAAGCGAGGGGAGCCACTTCACATTTAGTGCACTCTGTGGAGGAGTCACACAAACTAGTTTAGGCATTTAactcccctctctctcttcatTGAGTGACTCTCAATCATAACTAAGTCAGATGTCTAAAAGAGAATGGTATAAATCTTCCATATACATTCCTGCCACAGCATCCACGCAGGATATATTAATTTAGAACATGCAGTACTATGTAATAAGGAAATTAATGTAAATTCACACCCTGAAACAAAATAACCTTCAACAGCATAAGCAGTACAGTAGCAGAAATGATTCCTGATGAAGATAACTGGCATTTCACTTCCAAACATTTTCTGAGGAGTCTGTGCAACTTTGAGGTGCTGCTCAATAGTATCAGGAAGATACCTACAAATATTATTCacacactgattttaaaaaataatacattccAAATTCTGCATGGACAAAATTGAAAATTACCTTGTTCCAAAAGCACACTTTTCATCGTAAAGAATCTGAATGCATGAAGTAAATATTCAGTCATTATTAATAAAGATAAGTAACAGTCAAGGTATTTATGAATAGTGTAGAGAGATGATATGTGGCTAACACAACCACATCCACACCAGCTCAGATGGTAAAGATCCAGAAGAACTAAGAACAAGTTAAGCGAATTATCAAGCTCTCATACTCACTGTGCACTGCCTACCGGAAGTCATGCAGTACCTTCTTTAATTCAGTAACAGTGTTAATTTGCTAGACAGcaataaaaaagctattttcccaGGAGAAGAAATTTTAATATGCTTTAGCAGGAAACACAGAAAGAACTGGTATATAGTTAACAATGTATTATGCTTTATGTATAAAGTGCACATTCATGCACGTTTTAAAAGTAGAAATAGGCCAACTTTAGAGAAACTAGGAGCAAACATTTCTCTGTGCAATCACTACCGGAATTCATCTCTGCCAAATTAGAGTTCCGGACTCTCCTCTATGATGTGTCAAAAGGACAATCATGTAGTTAACCTTTATCTCTATTTTGACTCTAAAACAGGGCTCTGATTCTTGCTCTTCTCTTACCAAATCACACTTAATAACTCATTTGGTTCACAGGATTAACCTCTAGTCAGTGAAAGAGACTCTCAGGCAAACAAATCTGAAGCAGGAGagaaatttaattgaaaaaagGAACTGTGTCTGTTTTATTCATAATCCATTTGATGCCTTAACTCTGAATTAACTCATGTCCATATAAGAATGCAAAAAGATGAACAAATTTGGGAGGGTACTGTTAATTGAAACATTCATGAAACTGAAGTTCATATTCTACTCTACATGTGCAAAACTATGctgtttttcaggaagaaatatCTGAAATCTTTTGGAAATGGTGACATTCCTAAGGGAAAATCCTGTATCTAATTTAAGGTCCATGATCTGTGTAATACTGTTACTAAAACAGTTAAAATCCTGCTAATATCAGCTAGCTTATTTTTCCTCCATTAAAGTGTGCATGATTCATTTTCATTCATAATTGCGCTCCTCAAACCTACTGTCATATAGTGACCAGACACAGGAAATTTCAGTCTAACTAATTCCAAGAGTCACAGTAGCCATCAAAGGAAGACAGAAACATCCTATTGAGCAACCACCCAGATTAACCATAGCTGTCCCTTCCGCTCTGCTTATGAAGAGCATGCTATATTTGCCTCCTGGTAGATGGATCAATTAAAGTCTTTCCGTTACTCCTCAAACAGAGATTATGAGTTTATAAAGACTGCTGTTAAGCAATTTTTTGAACCTCTCTGCAACTTTCTAAAGATAGGCATCAGAATAGAAGGTAGAAGTCCAGATGTGATTGCATCACACATTTtgaagaaaaggtattttctcagaatataaaaatatgagaCGTTTCAGCCAAGTCTCCATCTCTTAGAGATGCTGCAGAAAATTGTTGCTGTGCCTCACTTCTAAACAAGCATCAGATCAAAATACAGCCATGCtttgtttgcaaaatactgtCATACTGTATTTTCAGAGTAACAAACAAACCATTCCACATTGATTGAAGGCCACTTCAATGTGTCAAGCTGACACAAAACTAAAATGGCAGgtatttttcagagatttttattaGTAAGGCACTTAATCAGAAAATATGAATAATGAAGTAAGCTGTATTTCATATCAGTTCAGCAGAAttattaagaaaacaataaattCTTGTAAACAGTTCTGGCTGTGTCCAAAGACTCTGGACTGCAGCTTACTTACTTCAGATTGTATGACTCttatcaagaaaaataaatgctgtagtGTCTTGGCAATGATGCCAAACTGGCGACATCTCTCCAAAAAGGAATCTAAAGAAGGATCTATTCTTCTCTGCAGTTTGCTCCAGAAAAGCGTCAGTTCCCTGCAAAGAGTTGAAAGTGGAACATAAGAACATTGCAGATATACACAATACGTCCAGAGTCTACACACTTTCATTCAGAGTTGACGCCACAATAATTTAAGTGTTATTAAGAAGCAGAACACACTTCAAT
It encodes the following:
- the RLF gene encoding zinc finger protein Rlf isoform X1, translated to MRSVAASHVILAYAQWGRVQMADAEAEAAPRPEMQRLVAALRARLWQLQTELREQEVSEASSRAYCRGFCQTLLQYAGSRGASEHILPFLEVYRISIQSFANARPYLTTECEDVLLVLGRLVLSCFELLLSIPESELPHEVWLGFHQSIQISRIRSGRALITLSIVLCIHVWWMNFSWRPVHSLGQPSQHQNCQDQKSLDLRVNALDMDYFDSHDALLEFGNNNLQILVDITKEGVWKNPVLLKILSQQPVETEEANKLITREGPSFLQMRIKHLMKSNCIPQATFLSKLCADSPEIANVSSFRQAYITCVCSMLPNEDSIKEIAKVDCKEVLDIICNLESEGQENTAFILCTTYLTHQLQTANVYCSWELTLFWSKLQRRIDPSLDSFLERCRQFGIIAKTLQHLFFLIRVIQSEAEEAGLAVSVLLCVRALQIRSNGSDEMKTSVCKTIACLLPEDLEVRRACQLTEFLLEPTLSAFNVLEELYMQPDQKFDEENALVPNSLRCELLLALKAYWPFDPEFWDWKTLKRHCLKLLGKVASDSEDDASCNMSINETDMLETFFSDYDETKEHKYYDGKDTMNHPKEKARVKKPIGSSERYQRWLQYKFFCVLCKRECIEARILHHSKMHMEDGVYTCPVCTKKFKRKEFFVPHVMEHVKMPPSRTHRPKKKIILKKERSPQKTTASSSPPPAFQEKSHQPQLPENFENDTHEYVTFSQLENCQLQDRDIYPCPGTDCSRVFKQFKYLSVHLKAEHQNNDENAKHYLDMKNRREKCAFCRRHFMTSFHLREHERVHCGPQPYMCVSMDCYARFGSVNELLNHKQTHDDLRYKCELNGCNIVFSDLGQLYHHEAQHFRDASYTCNFFGCKKFYYSKTEFQNHLAVHNIDVSNGEVKQTLKLEELVSKDKCSYLPEAQLLEQSENSSLNDNLDPSGSQEIPQIKEEALSDSEDLDSESNSSLHCGDHSADTAVNEGQVSPLPIETTAHNQSVSGFLMSQEGVFHPADVKQQCSSLAVCFDEKKLSCGFEGCCSTHKNSRSVQKHLRRAHPYNFKGKKNMEMKTKDFLDLLSDAQDSKSPTDISTELGHNSDTNADSPESLYCTIDAKGSNGLKEETCPSSPETSVYDSSKESNIEDNMLELMLGLKHLSLKNSNIQNSSRHKPFLGSLQSYSSRDAKCPESVDETTSKFQLQEQQDNLPSQYLTQLAAKPFFCECQGCTCEFVTREALLMHYVKKHNYSKEMVLQLNMFQHRYSPFKCHICQRSFTRKTHLRIHYRNKHQIGCERVAHKVCSNEKFDHVGLCTDNMHKNSTVPTPVCATNVEFIEHSDHSEQLCHPKKEDCSSETDLESSEETDNNVTRKTSNIASLDSHKEELEARQGRGSKRTVAKGNLCYILHKYHKPFHCIHKSCNSAFTNQKGLIRHYRTVHQYNKEQLCLEKDKAGTKRELVKCKKIFACKYKECGKRFLCSKALAKHCSDFHNEHLEDQKLLSEAESARFACNQAQCPAVFYTFNKLKQHLIEEHANEEKLNKDFEIHCDLNGCDRIFTNYSHYSQHVYFRHSEYYDSLFGNQKEEEDNQDKDKNEQSYLKNSFDISKQNGKELKEKSKRISRSREKHLMNFKTKEEALQMCKEKSNQTQYPCMVQGCLSVVKLESSIVRHYKRTHQMTNMYIEQRIQKLVVCVKCGIMIEKQSCSETALDLDKKGVKVKEDKSGNPEYVQESEKPLVPNTDCDPQDVSNEDQKRCPSSSVSFDASAFMYSGTLKYNHSSKNTCFEEHNIRETVMCKTEDFSENSERENSSYFSSLQLELPREKDPEGCQHSAVNQNAKRNILCATKDKFQKPPMSKPFDLKTYKPMGFESSFLKFIQESEGKDDDDDDDFDEVVEWESPEQLPVDKTLQKERDDQGDTPVNNFVNDKNVIITQNNHGQLTEIQPLLSESSSAPSLENLRAILDKALTDCGDLALKQLHYLRPVVVLERSKFSTPLIDLFPTKKADELCVGST
- the RLF gene encoding zinc finger protein Rlf isoform X2 gives rise to the protein MRSVAASHVILAYAQWGRVQMADAEAEAAPRPEMQRLVAALRARLWQLQTELREQEVSEASSRAYCRGFCQTLLQYAGSRGASEHILPFLEVYRISIQSFANARPYLTTECEDVLLVLGRLVLSCFELLLSIPESELPHEVWLGFHQSIQDSHDALLEFGNNNLQILVDITKEGVWKNPVLLKILSQQPVETEEANKLITREGPSFLQMRIKHLMKSNCIPQATFLSKLCADSPEIANVSSFRQAYITCVCSMLPNEDSIKEIAKVDCKEVLDIICNLESEGQENTAFILCTTYLTHQLQTANVYCSWELTLFWSKLQRRIDPSLDSFLERCRQFGIIAKTLQHLFFLIRVIQSEAEEAGLAVSVLLCVRALQIRSNGSDEMKTSVCKTIACLLPEDLEVRRACQLTEFLLEPTLSAFNVLEELYMQPDQKFDEENALVPNSLRCELLLALKAYWPFDPEFWDWKTLKRHCLKLLGKVASDSEDDASCNMSINETDMLETFFSDYDETKEHKYYDGKDTMNHPKEKARVKKPIGSSERYQRWLQYKFFCVLCKRECIEARILHHSKMHMEDGVYTCPVCTKKFKRKEFFVPHVMEHVKMPPSRTHRPKKKIILKKERSPQKTTASSSPPPAFQEKSHQPQLPENFENDTHEYVTFSQLENCQLQDRDIYPCPGTDCSRVFKQFKYLSVHLKAEHQNNDENAKHYLDMKNRREKCAFCRRHFMTSFHLREHERVHCGPQPYMCVSMDCYARFGSVNELLNHKQTHDDLRYKCELNGCNIVFSDLGQLYHHEAQHFRDASYTCNFFGCKKFYYSKTEFQNHLAVHNIDVSNGEVKQTLKLEELVSKDKCSYLPEAQLLEQSENSSLNDNLDPSGSQEIPQIKEEALSDSEDLDSESNSSLHCGDHSADTAVNEGQVSPLPIETTAHNQSVSGFLMSQEGVFHPADVKQQCSSLAVCFDEKKLSCGFEGCCSTHKNSRSVQKHLRRAHPYNFKGKKNMEMKTKDFLDLLSDAQDSKSPTDISTELGHNSDTNADSPESLYCTIDAKGSNGLKEETCPSSPETSVYDSSKESNIEDNMLELMLGLKHLSLKNSNIQNSSRHKPFLGSLQSYSSRDAKCPESVDETTSKFQLQEQQDNLPSQYLTQLAAKPFFCECQGCTCEFVTREALLMHYVKKHNYSKEMVLQLNMFQHRYSPFKCHICQRSFTRKTHLRIHYRNKHQIGCERVAHKVCSNEKFDHVGLCTDNMHKNSTVPTPVCATNVEFIEHSDHSEQLCHPKKEDCSSETDLESSEETDNNVTRKTSNIASLDSHKEELEARQGRGSKRTVAKGNLCYILHKYHKPFHCIHKSCNSAFTNQKGLIRHYRTVHQYNKEQLCLEKDKAGTKRELVKCKKIFACKYKECGKRFLCSKALAKHCSDFHNEHLEDQKLLSEAESARFACNQAQCPAVFYTFNKLKQHLIEEHANEEKLNKDFEIHCDLNGCDRIFTNYSHYSQHVYFRHSEYYDSLFGNQKEEEDNQDKDKNEQSYLKNSFDISKQNGKELKEKSKRISRSREKHLMNFKTKEEALQMCKEKSNQTQYPCMVQGCLSVVKLESSIVRHYKRTHQMTNMYIEQRIQKLVVCVKCGIMIEKQSCSETALDLDKKGVKVKEDKSGNPEYVQESEKPLVPNTDCDPQDVSNEDQKRCPSSSVSFDASAFMYSGTLKYNHSSKNTCFEEHNIRETVMCKTEDFSENSERENSSYFSSLQLELPREKDPEGCQHSAVNQNAKRNILCATKDKFQKPPMSKPFDLKTYKPMGFESSFLKFIQESEGKDDDDDDDFDEVVEWESPEQLPVDKTLQKERDDQGDTPVNNFVNDKNVIITQNNHGQLTEIQPLLSESSSAPSLENLRAILDKALTDCGDLALKQLHYLRPVVVLERSKFSTPLIDLFPTKKADELCVGST
- the RLF gene encoding zinc finger protein Rlf isoform X7 — translated: MKTSVCKTIACLLPEDLEVRRACQLTEFLLEPTLSAFNVLEELYMQPDQKFDEENALVPNSLRCELLLALKAYWPFDPEFWDWKTLKRHCLKLLGKVASDSEDDASCNMSINETDMLETFFSDYDETKEHKYYDGKDTMNHPKEKARVKKPIGSSERYQRWLQYKFFCVLCKRECIEARILHHSKMHMEDGVYTCPVCTKKFKRKEFFVPHVMEHVKMPPSRTHRPKKKIILKKERSPQKTTASSSPPPAFQEKSHQPQLPENFENDTHEYVTFSQLENCQLQDRDIYPCPGTDCSRVFKQFKYLSVHLKAEHQNNDENAKHYLDMKNRREKCAFCRRHFMTSFHLREHERVHCGPQPYMCVSMDCYARFGSVNELLNHKQTHDDLRYKCELNGCNIVFSDLGQLYHHEAQHFRDASYTCNFFGCKKFYYSKTEFQNHLAVHNIDVSNGEVKQTLKLEELVSKDKCSYLPEAQLLEQSENSSLNDNLDPSGSQEIPQIKEEALSDSEDLDSESNSSLHCGDHSADTAVNEGQVSPLPIETTAHNQSVSGFLMSQEGVFHPADVKQQCSSLAVCFDEKKLSCGFEGCCSTHKNSRSVQKHLRRAHPYNFKGKKNMEMKTKDFLDLLSDAQDSKSPTDISTELGHNSDTNADSPESLYCTIDAKGSNGLKEETCPSSPETSVYDSSKESNIEDNMLELMLGLKHLSLKNSNIQNSSRHKPFLGSLQSYSSRDAKCPESVDETTSKFQLQEQQDNLPSQYLTQLAAKPFFCECQGCTCEFVTREALLMHYVKKHNYSKEMVLQLNMFQHRYSPFKCHICQRSFTRKTHLRIHYRNKHQIGCERVAHKVCSNEKFDHVGLCTDNMHKNSTVPTPVCATNVEFIEHSDHSEQLCHPKKEDCSSETDLESSEETDNNVTRKTSNIASLDSHKEELEARQGRGSKRTVAKGNLCYILHKYHKPFHCIHKSCNSAFTNQKGLIRHYRTVHQYNKEQLCLEKDKAGTKRELVKCKKIFACKYKECGKRFLCSKALAKHCSDFHNEHLEDQKLLSEAESARFACNQAQCPAVFYTFNKLKQHLIEEHANEEKLNKDFEIHCDLNGCDRIFTNYSHYSQHVYFRHSEYYDSLFGNQKEEEDNQDKDKNEQSYLKNSFDISKQNGKELKEKSKRISRSREKHLMNFKTKEEALQMCKEKSNQTQYPCMVQGCLSVVKLESSIVRHYKRTHQMTNMYIEQRIQKLVVCVKCGIMIEKQSCSETALDLDKKGVKVKEDKSGNPEYVQESEKPLVPNTDCDPQDVSNEDQKRCPSSSVSFDASAFMYSGTLKYNHSSKNTCFEEHNIRETVMCKTEDFSENSERENSSYFSSLQLELPREKDPEGCQHSAVNQNAKRNILCATKDKFQKPPMSKPFDLKTYKPMGFESSFLKFIQESEGKDDDDDDDFDEVVEWESPEQLPVDKTLQKERDDQGDTPVNNFVNDKNVIITQNNHGQLTEIQPLLSESSSAPSLENLRAILDKALTDCGDLALKQLHYLRPVVVLERSKFSTPLIDLFPTKKADELCVGST